A window of Theropithecus gelada isolate Dixy chromosome 14, Tgel_1.0, whole genome shotgun sequence contains these coding sequences:
- the THRSP gene encoding thyroid hormone-inducible hepatic protein, with amino-acid sequence MQVLTKRYPKNCLLTVMDRYSAEVHNMEQVVMIPSLLRDVQLSRHEGRAQAEAPDLYTYFTMLKAICVDVEHGLLPREEWQAKVAGGEAEEAENGTAETEEVEDESASGELELEAQFHLHFSSLHHILMHLTKKAQEVTRKYQEMTGQVW; translated from the coding sequence ATGCAGGTGCTAACCAAGCGTTACCCCAAGAACTGCCTGCTGACCGTCATGGACCGGTATTCGGCTGAGGTCCACAACATGGAGCAGGTGGTGATGATCCCCAGCCTTCTGCGGGACGTGCAGCTGAGTAGGCATGAGGGCCGGGCCCAGGCTGAGGCCCCTGATCTCTACACCTACTTCACCATGCTCAAGGCCATCTGTGTGGATGTGGAACATGGGCTGCTGCCGCGGGAGGAGtggcaggccaaggtggcaggCGGCGaagctgaggaggctgagaatgGAACCGCAGAGACAGAGGAAGTCGAGGACGAGAGTGCCTCAGGAGAGCTGGAACTGGAAGCCCAGTTCCACCTGCACTTCTCCAGCCTCCATCACATCCTTATGCACCTCACCAAGAAAGCCCAGGAGGTGACAAGGAAATACCAGGAAATGACGGGACAAGTTTGGTAG